Proteins from a genomic interval of Streptococcus oralis:
- the purK gene encoding 5-(carboxyamino)imidazole ribonucleotide synthase codes for MSSSKTIGIIGGGQLGQMMAISAIYMGHKVIALDPAADCPASRVAEIIVAPYNDVDALRQLAERCDVLTYEFENVDADGLDVVIKDGQLPQGTDLLRISQNRIFEKDFLSNKAQVTVAPYKVVTSSQDLADIDLSKNYVLKTATGGYDGHGQKVIRSEADLEEAYALADSADCVMEEFVNFDLEISVIVSGNGEDVTVFPVQENIHRNNILSKTIVPARISDSLADKAKAMAVRIAEQLNLSGTLCVEMFATADDIIVNEIAPRPHNSGHYSIEACDFSQFDTHILGVLGAPLPAIKLHAPAVMLNVLGQHVEVAEQYVTENPSAHLHLYGKIEAKHNRKMGHVTLFSDVPDEIEEF; via the coding sequence ATGAGCTCATCTAAAACAATCGGAATTATCGGTGGTGGTCAGCTGGGGCAGATGATGGCCATTTCTGCTATCTACATGGGGCACAAGGTCATCGCGCTGGATCCTGCGGCGGATTGCCCGGCCTCTCGCGTGGCGGAAATTATCGTCGCACCTTATAACGATGTGGATGCCCTGCGTCAGTTGGCGGAACGTTGCGATGTCCTCACCTATGAATTTGAAAATGTCGATGCTGACGGTTTGGATGTTGTTATCAAGGATGGACAGCTCCCTCAAGGGACAGACCTGCTCCGTATTTCCCAAAATCGCATTTTTGAAAAGGATTTTCTCTCAAATAAGGCTCAAGTAACGGTGGCACCTTACAAGGTTGTGACTTCTAGCCAAGACTTGGCAGATATTGACCTGTCGAAAAACTATGTCCTCAAGACTGCGACGGGTGGCTACGATGGACATGGGCAAAAGGTCATTCGCTCGGAAGCAGACTTGGAAGAAGCCTATGCGCTAGCGGATTCAGCAGACTGCGTTATGGAAGAATTTGTCAACTTTGACCTTGAAATTTCTGTTATCGTGTCTGGTAACGGCGAGGATGTGACGGTTTTCCCAGTTCAGGAAAATATCCACCGCAACAACATCCTGTCTAAGACCATCGTCCCAGCTCGAATTTCTGATAGTCTAGCAGATAAAGCCAAAGCTATGGCAGTGAGAATCGCTGAGCAACTCAACTTGTCTGGAACCCTCTGCGTGGAAATGTTTGCGACAGCTGATGACATCATCGTCAATGAGATTGCCCCACGGCCACACAACTCTGGCCACTACTCTATCGAAGCCTGCGACTTCTCCCAGTTTGACACGCATATTTTGGGTGTTCTCGGAGCACCATTACCAGCCATAAAACTCCATGCACCTGCTGTTATGCTTAATGTTCTCGGCCAGCACGTCGAGGTCGCTGAACAATATGTGACAGAAAAT
- the purE gene encoding 5-(carboxyamino)imidazole ribonucleotide mutase — protein MTKPIISIIMGSKSDWATMQKTAEVLDRFGVAYEKKVVSAHRTPDLMFRHAEEARSRGIKVIIAGAGGAAHLPGMVAAKTTLPVIGVPVKSRALSGVDSLYSIVQMPGGVPVATMAIGEAGATNAALFALRLLSVEDQAIATALADFADEQGKIAEESTNELI, from the coding sequence ATGACTAAACCAATTATTTCCATCATCATGGGCTCCAAATCCGACTGGGCCACCATGCAAAAAACAGCTGAAGTTTTAGATCGCTTCGGTGTAGCCTACGAAAAGAAAGTTGTCTCTGCCCATCGCACACCAGACCTCATGTTTAGGCATGCAGAAGAAGCCCGTAGTCGTGGCATCAAGGTTATCATTGCAGGCGCTGGAGGCGCAGCCCATTTGCCAGGTATGGTTGCAGCCAAAACAACCCTGCCTGTCATTGGGGTGCCAGTCAAATCACGTGCCCTTAGTGGCGTGGACTCGCTTTACTCTATCGTACAGATGCCGGGTGGCGTACCTGTTGCGACAATGGCTATCGGTGAAGCAGGTGCGACTAACGCAGCTCTCTTTGCCCTCCGTCTTCTCTCAGTAGAGGACCAGGCTATCGCGACAGCTTTGGCAGATTTCGCAGACGAGCAAGGAAAAATCGCAGAGGAGTCTACAAATGAGCTCATCTAA